Proteins co-encoded in one Bacillus paramycoides genomic window:
- a CDS encoding YajQ family cyclic di-GMP-binding protein, translating into MAKDSSFDIVSKVELPEVTNAINTALKEIQNRYDFKGSKSDIKLEKEVLVLTSDDEFKLEQVKDVLISKLVKRNVPIKNLDYGKVEAAAGNTVRQRATLQQGIDKDNAKKINNIIKEMKLKVKTQVQDDQVRVTAKSRDDLQAVIAAVRSADLPIDVQFINYR; encoded by the coding sequence ATGGCAAAAGATAGTTCTTTTGACATCGTTTCGAAAGTAGAATTACCTGAAGTAACAAACGCAATTAACACTGCATTAAAGGAAATCCAAAACCGATATGACTTTAAAGGAAGTAAAAGTGATATTAAATTAGAAAAAGAAGTACTTGTTTTAACTTCTGACGACGAGTTCAAATTAGAGCAAGTAAAAGATGTTCTTATTTCTAAACTTGTAAAACGTAACGTTCCAATTAAGAACTTAGATTACGGAAAAGTTGAAGCGGCGGCTGGTAACACTGTTCGCCAACGTGCAACACTTCAACAAGGTATCGATAAAGATAACGCAAAAAAAATTAACAACATCATTAAAGAAATGAAGTTAAAAGTAAAAACACAAGTACAAGATGACCAAGTACGTGTTACAGCGAAAAGCCGTGATGACTTACAAGCAGTTATCGCTGCAGTTCGTAGTGCTGATTTACCGATT
- a CDS encoding CvfB family protein, with protein MYLQIGSIEQVTVLRETEIGYMVGNEEEEIFLHKNEVAGEIEEGDTIDVFLYLDHQNRISATMKEPIITTYDWNWVKVVEVIPSLGVFVDIGVSKDILIPADEFPIYMPVWPEVGDELYCTLKLTNRDRLIALPARDSDMQEIIVDATPSMRNKNVNGRVYRSLQVGSFILTDEHFRAFLHHTERKEQVRIGQRVTGRIIDVKDDGTINISLLPRKEEGMEDDAAVIYAYMEERGGAMPFWDKSYPEDIKERFNMSKAAFKRALGKLMKEEKIYQEEGWTYFKK; from the coding sequence ATGTACTTACAAATAGGATCGATTGAACAGGTAACTGTTTTACGCGAAACGGAAATCGGATATATGGTTGGGAATGAAGAAGAAGAAATTTTCCTACATAAAAACGAAGTAGCTGGAGAAATTGAAGAAGGCGATACGATTGATGTATTCTTATACCTTGATCACCAAAATCGTATTTCAGCAACAATGAAAGAGCCAATTATTACAACGTATGATTGGAACTGGGTAAAGGTTGTAGAAGTTATTCCTAGTTTAGGTGTGTTTGTTGATATTGGTGTATCAAAAGATATACTAATCCCGGCGGATGAATTCCCAATTTATATGCCAGTATGGCCAGAAGTTGGAGACGAATTATATTGTACGTTAAAATTAACGAATCGTGATCGCCTTATCGCTCTTCCGGCAAGAGACAGTGATATGCAAGAAATTATCGTGGATGCGACGCCATCTATGCGTAATAAAAACGTAAATGGACGTGTGTATCGTTCACTACAAGTTGGTTCATTCATCTTAACAGATGAGCATTTCCGTGCTTTCTTACACCATACGGAAAGAAAAGAACAAGTCCGTATTGGTCAGCGCGTAACAGGACGTATTATTGATGTGAAAGATGACGGTACAATTAACATTTCACTTCTTCCTCGTAAAGAAGAAGGAATGGAAGATGATGCTGCAGTAATTTATGCATATATGGAAGAACGAGGCGGAGCAATGCCGTTTTGGGATAAGAGTTACCCAGAAGACATTAAAGAACGTTTCAATATGAGTAAAGCTGCATTTAAGCGTGCGCTTGGTAAGTTGATGAAAGAAGAAAAGATTTATCAAGAAGAAGGTTGGACGTACTTTAAGAAATAA
- the prsA gene encoding peptidylprolyl isomerase PrsA, which yields MRGKHIFIITALLSILMLSACGQKNGSDTVATATDSTITKNDFEKRLKDRYGKDMLYEMMAQDVITKKYKVSDDDVDKEVQKAKNQYGDQFRNVLKNNGLKDEADFKNQIKFKLAMNEAIKKSITEKDVKDHYKPEIKASHILVSDENEAKEIKKKLDAGASFEELAKQESQDLLSKEKGGDLGYFNSGKMAPEFETAAYKLKVGQISNPVTSPNGYHIIKLTDKKDLKPYDEVKDSIRKHLEEERISDPIFGKKLLQDELKKANIKINDSDLKDTFTLAHEQGN from the coding sequence ATGAGAGGGAAACACATTTTCATTATTACTGCACTACTAAGTATATTAATGCTATCTGCTTGTGGACAAAAAAACGGCTCAGATACAGTCGCTACAGCAACAGACTCAACCATTACGAAGAACGACTTCGAAAAACGGTTGAAAGATCGTTACGGAAAAGACATGCTGTACGAAATGATGGCGCAAGACGTTATCACGAAAAAATATAAAGTATCTGACGATGATGTAGATAAAGAAGTACAAAAAGCGAAAAATCAATACGGAGACCAATTTAGAAATGTATTGAAAAACAATGGTTTAAAAGATGAAGCTGATTTCAAAAATCAAATTAAGTTCAAACTTGCTATGAATGAAGCGATTAAGAAAAGTATTACAGAAAAAGACGTGAAAGACCACTATAAACCAGAAATTAAAGCGAGTCATATTTTAGTAAGCGATGAGAACGAAGCGAAAGAAATAAAGAAAAAATTAGATGCTGGTGCTTCATTTGAAGAATTAGCAAAGCAAGAATCACAAGATCTATTATCAAAAGAAAAAGGCGGAGACCTTGGATACTTCAATTCAGGCAAAATGGCGCCTGAATTTGAAACAGCTGCCTATAAACTAAAGGTAGGACAAATTAGCAATCCCGTTACATCACCAAACGGTTATCATATTATTAAATTAACTGATAAAAAAGATTTAAAGCCTTATGATGAAGTGAAAGACTCTATTCGCAAACACTTAGAAGAAGAACGTATCTCTGACCCTATATTCGGCAAAAAACTATTGCAAGACGAATTGAAAAAAGCAAATATTAAAATAAATGATAGTGACTTGAAAGATACGTTTACTCTTGCGCATGAGCAAGGGAATTAA
- a CDS encoding DUF3941 domain-containing protein, which translates to MPHTSDNDKKARDNNAKRAQKNEQEQKNIQQGKRAYSKKTDHL; encoded by the coding sequence ATGCCACATACGAGTGATAACGACAAAAAAGCACGCGATAATAATGCAAAACGCGCGCAAAAAAATGAGCAAGAACAAAAAAATATTCAGCAAGGTAAGCGTGCCTATTCTAAAAAGACCGATCACCTTTGA
- a CDS encoding YitT family protein, translating into MDLKLNYAELIKKLIVVIIAGLLNAIGMNLFLTPAKVYASGFAGLSQLLSQILGDFLSIHISTGVLFSLFNIPVVILAWKKVGKAFTFFSFLCVIFMTLFLEIIPVRAVSNDIILNAIFGGLISAIGVGIALKWGASTGGLDIIAMILSKIKDKPVGTYFFFFNALIIIAAGYVYGWEKALYTLVTLYVSTRIIDAIHTRHVKITALIVTKNGADVRKAIHSRLVRGITTIPATGAYTNENKEMLMIVITRYELYELERVIKQVDPGAFTNVLQTVGVFGLFRKD; encoded by the coding sequence ATGGATTTGAAGTTGAATTATGCCGAACTTATAAAGAAGTTAATCGTTGTAATCATCGCAGGTTTGTTAAACGCGATTGGAATGAATTTATTTTTAACGCCAGCGAAAGTGTACGCGAGTGGTTTTGCTGGATTGTCTCAATTGTTATCACAAATATTAGGTGACTTTTTATCTATTCACATATCAACAGGGGTATTGTTTAGCTTGTTTAATATTCCGGTCGTTATTTTAGCCTGGAAAAAGGTTGGAAAGGCCTTTACTTTCTTTAGTTTTCTTTGTGTTATCTTTATGACTTTGTTTTTAGAAATTATCCCGGTTAGGGCAGTTTCGAACGACATCATATTAAATGCGATTTTTGGCGGGCTTATTTCAGCAATCGGGGTAGGGATTGCGTTGAAGTGGGGGGCTTCTACAGGTGGTTTAGATATAATCGCCATGATTTTATCAAAGATTAAAGACAAGCCTGTCGGTACGTATTTTTTCTTCTTTAATGCACTGATCATTATCGCTGCCGGCTATGTGTATGGATGGGAAAAAGCATTATATACGTTGGTGACTTTGTATGTGTCAACGCGAATCATCGATGCAATTCATACGCGTCATGTGAAGATTACGGCATTAATCGTTACGAAGAATGGGGCGGATGTACGAAAGGCGATTCACTCACGCTTAGTGAGGGGGATTACAACTATACCAGCAACAGGTGCGTATACGAATGAAAATAAGGAAATGTTAATGATTGTTATTACTCGTTACGAGCTGTACGAATTAGAGAGGGTTATTAAACAAGTGGACCCAGGTGCATTTACAAACGTGCTGCAAACAGTTGGGGTATTTGGCTTGTTTCGAAAAGATTAA
- a CDS encoding DUF3813 domain-containing protein — protein sequence MGNLLFQQARDAVANAVSCSSGAEQQDLVYRAKNALHSAYANSSTAEKVQLREMQEQLQTITNLH from the coding sequence ATGGGGAACTTACTATTCCAACAAGCTAGAGATGCTGTTGCAAATGCCGTATCTTGTTCAAGCGGCGCTGAGCAACAAGATCTCGTATATAGAGCAAAAAACGCGTTGCACTCTGCTTACGCAAACTCTTCAACAGCTGAAAAAGTTCAGCTACGTGAAATGCAAGAGCAGTTGCAAACTATTACGAATTTACATTAA
- a CDS encoding Cof-type HAD-IIB family hydrolase: MNKQHLIALDLDGTLLTDNKIISTRTKHTIAKAKEQGHIVVISTGRPFRASYDYYKELGLNTPIVNFNGAYVHHPLDSKWGTHHSPLELATAQEIVRACFDFGVKNIYAEVMDDVYVREIDEDKKHIFEFGSPNIFTGDLLNILNDHPTCLLIDAHDEHSTAIRQHLTDMHAEVIDHRKWGAPWPIIEIVKSGLNKAVGLQKISSHYNIPQERIIAFGDEDNDFEMIEFAGHGIAMGNAIPELKSLANHTTLTNEEDGIALYLEEVLGL, encoded by the coding sequence ATGAACAAACAACATTTAATCGCATTAGACTTAGACGGCACTTTATTAACAGACAACAAAATAATTTCCACTCGCACAAAACATACAATTGCAAAGGCAAAGGAACAAGGACATATCGTTGTTATTTCAACAGGACGTCCATTCCGCGCTAGTTATGATTACTATAAAGAACTTGGTCTAAATACACCAATCGTAAACTTTAATGGCGCATACGTACATCATCCTCTTGATTCAAAGTGGGGCACACATCACTCTCCTCTTGAGCTAGCAACAGCGCAAGAAATTGTCCGAGCTTGCTTTGATTTTGGCGTAAAAAATATATACGCTGAAGTAATGGACGATGTGTATGTTCGTGAAATTGATGAAGATAAAAAACATATTTTCGAATTCGGTTCTCCAAATATTTTTACAGGAGACTTATTAAATATTTTAAACGATCATCCAACTTGCTTATTAATTGACGCACATGACGAGCATTCTACTGCAATTCGTCAACATTTAACTGATATGCATGCTGAAGTAATCGACCATAGAAAATGGGGTGCACCTTGGCCGATTATTGAAATCGTAAAAAGCGGATTAAATAAAGCTGTCGGATTACAAAAAATTTCTAGTCATTATAACATTCCACAAGAACGAATTATCGCTTTCGGTGACGAGGATAACGACTTTGAAATGATTGAATTTGCTGGTCATGGCATCGCAATGGGAAATGCTATTCCTGAATTAAAATCACTCGCAAACCATACGACGTTAACAAACGAAGAAGATGGTATTGCTCTATATTTAGAAGAGGTTCTTGGATTGTAA
- a CDS encoding YjzC family protein, which yields MGQNRRFRSGQKAPNDGIYVEIGETGSMVKDPQMVKLTAGEKFPDNTNHNRQWTYKRKP from the coding sequence ATGGGACAAAATCGCAGGTTTCGTTCTGGACAAAAAGCGCCGAATGATGGCATTTACGTAGAAATTGGTGAAACGGGAAGCATGGTGAAAGACCCGCAAATGGTGAAACTAACTGCCGGTGAAAAGTTTCCAGATAACACAAATCATAACCGTCAGTGGACATATAAAAGAAAACCGTAA
- the clpB gene encoding ATP-dependent chaperone ClpB, which produces MDLNQMTTKTQEAIMSAQSLAVSHHHQEVDTVHLLFTLLEEQDGLAVRIFQKMNVDIEALKQGAESLIKKKPSVTGSGAEAGKLYITGALQQLLVRAGKEAEKLQDDYISVEHVLLAFTEEKSDIGQLFTRFHITKDNLLQSLMIVRGNQRVTSQNPEATYEALEKYGRDLVAEVRAGKIDPVIGRDSEIRRVIRILSRKTKNNPVLIGEPGVGKTAIVEGLAQRIVKKDVPEGLKDRTIFALDMSALVAGAKFRGEFEERLQAVLNEIKKSEGRILLFIDELHTIVGAGKTEGAMDAGNMLKPMLARGELHCIGATTLDEYRKYIEKDPALERRFQQVLAEEPTVEDTISILRGLKERFEIYHGVNIHDRAIVAASVLSDRYISDRFLPDKAIDLVDEACATIRTEIDSMPTELDEVTRRIMQLEIEEAALGKEKDFGSQERLKTLQRELSDLKEVASGMRAKWEKEKEDIHKVRDLREHLERLRRELEEAEGNYDLNKAAELRHGKIPAIEKELKEAEEMGAHNKQENRLLREEVSEEEIADIVSRWTGIPVAKLVEGEREKLLRLEQILSERVIGQEEAVSLVSDAVLRARAGIKDPNRPIGSFIFLGPTGVGKTELAKTLAQSLFDSEEQMIRIDMSEYMEKHAVSRLIGAPPGYVGYEEGGQLTEAVRRKPYSVILLDEIEKAHPEVFNILLQMLDDGRITDSQGRTVDFKNTVIIMTSNIGSAHLLDGLEEDGSIKEESRELVMGQLRGHFRPEFLNRVDEIILFKPLTTNEIKGIVDKIVKELQGRLADRHITVELTDAAKEFVVEAGFDPMYGARPLKRYVQRQVETKLARELIAGTIMDSSHVVVDVANNELVVHVK; this is translated from the coding sequence ATGGACTTAAATCAAATGACAACGAAAACACAAGAGGCGATTATGAGTGCCCAATCTTTAGCGGTATCTCATCATCATCAAGAAGTAGATACTGTTCATCTCTTGTTTACATTATTAGAAGAGCAAGATGGGCTAGCAGTACGTATTTTTCAAAAAATGAATGTCGATATAGAAGCGTTAAAACAAGGCGCCGAAAGTTTAATTAAGAAAAAGCCCTCTGTAACGGGAAGCGGTGCAGAAGCAGGCAAATTATATATAACAGGTGCCCTGCAACAATTACTTGTAAGGGCAGGAAAAGAAGCAGAAAAATTACAAGATGACTACATTTCAGTTGAACATGTATTGCTTGCTTTTACTGAAGAAAAAAGCGATATAGGCCAATTATTCACAAGATTTCATATTACGAAAGATAACTTATTACAGTCTTTAATGATAGTTCGGGGGAATCAAAGAGTGACTAGTCAAAATCCAGAAGCAACTTATGAAGCGTTAGAAAAATATGGTCGTGATTTAGTGGCGGAAGTAAGAGCGGGGAAAATTGATCCTGTTATCGGCCGCGATAGTGAAATTCGCCGCGTAATCCGCATTCTTTCACGTAAAACGAAAAATAACCCGGTTTTAATTGGTGAGCCAGGTGTTGGTAAAACAGCAATCGTTGAAGGATTAGCACAGCGTATTGTGAAGAAGGATGTACCTGAAGGATTAAAAGATAGAACAATCTTTGCATTAGATATGAGTGCGCTTGTAGCTGGAGCGAAATTCCGTGGTGAATTTGAAGAGCGTCTGCAAGCTGTATTAAATGAAATTAAAAAGAGTGAAGGACGCATTTTATTATTCATTGATGAACTTCATACAATCGTCGGAGCTGGTAAAACAGAAGGTGCGATGGACGCAGGGAATATGTTAAAACCGATGCTTGCACGCGGTGAACTGCATTGTATCGGGGCGACAACGTTAGATGAATATCGTAAATATATTGAGAAAGACCCAGCGCTAGAAAGACGTTTCCAACAAGTATTAGCAGAAGAACCAACTGTTGAAGATACAATTTCCATTTTACGTGGTTTAAAAGAGCGTTTTGAAATTTATCATGGTGTAAATATTCACGACCGCGCGATTGTAGCAGCATCTGTTTTATCAGATCGATATATTTCGGATCGTTTCTTACCAGATAAAGCAATTGATCTTGTCGACGAAGCATGCGCAACGATTCGCACAGAAATCGATTCTATGCCGACAGAATTAGATGAAGTAACGCGCCGCATTATGCAGTTGGAAATTGAAGAAGCGGCTCTTGGAAAAGAAAAGGACTTTGGTAGCCAAGAACGTCTAAAAACGTTGCAACGTGAATTATCGGATTTAAAAGAAGTTGCAAGTGGTATGAGAGCGAAATGGGAGAAAGAAAAAGAAGATATTCACAAAGTTCGTGACTTACGTGAACATTTAGAGCGTCTGCGCCGTGAATTAGAAGAAGCAGAAGGGAATTACGATCTAAATAAAGCAGCGGAACTTCGCCACGGAAAAATTCCTGCAATTGAAAAAGAGTTAAAAGAAGCAGAAGAAATGGGTGCGCATAATAAACAAGAAAATCGTTTATTACGTGAGGAAGTAAGTGAAGAAGAAATTGCTGATATTGTTTCACGCTGGACTGGTATTCCTGTTGCAAAACTGGTTGAAGGTGAACGTGAGAAATTGCTACGTTTAGAGCAAATTTTATCAGAGCGTGTCATCGGACAAGAGGAAGCGGTAAGCTTAGTATCAGATGCAGTTCTTCGTGCACGCGCTGGTATTAAAGACCCGAACCGTCCGATTGGTTCCTTCATTTTCTTAGGACCGACTGGTGTTGGTAAAACAGAACTTGCAAAAACGTTAGCGCAGTCATTATTTGATAGTGAAGAGCAAATGATTCGTATCGATATGTCTGAGTATATGGAGAAACATGCTGTGTCACGCTTAATTGGTGCGCCTCCTGGATATGTTGGATATGAAGAGGGCGGTCAATTAACAGAAGCAGTAAGACGTAAACCGTATTCTGTTATTTTGTTAGACGAAATTGAAAAAGCGCATCCAGAAGTATTCAACATTTTATTACAAATGTTAGATGACGGTCGCATTACAGATTCGCAAGGACGTACAGTAGACTTTAAAAACACGGTTATTATTATGACTTCAAATATTGGATCTGCTCATTTATTAGATGGATTAGAAGAAGATGGCTCCATTAAAGAAGAATCAAGAGAACTTGTAATGGGACAATTAAGAGGACATTTCCGACCAGAGTTTTTAAACCGTGTCGACGAAATTATTTTATTCAAACCTCTTACAACGAATGAAATTAAAGGTATTGTTGATAAAATTGTAAAAGAATTGCAAGGTCGTTTAGCTGACCGTCATATTACAGTAGAATTAACAGACGCAGCGAAAGAATTTGTTGTAGAAGCTGGATTTGATCCGATGTACGGAGCTCGTCCGTTAAAACGATATGTACAGCGTCAAGTTGAGACGAAATTAGCGAGAGAATTAATTGCAGGTACGATTATGGACAGTAGTCATGTAGTAGTTGATGTAGCAAATAACGAATTAGTCGTGCATGTGAAATAA
- a CDS encoding YjzD family protein, whose protein sequence is MRFIWALIWSFLLVHMMSYVIGSMTGGTYDFNQASIFSVVLAVLVLAISAAIPNEPVEQH, encoded by the coding sequence ATGCGTTTCATTTGGGCATTAATTTGGTCGTTCTTGCTTGTACATATGATGAGCTACGTAATCGGCTCTATGACTGGCGGTACATACGATTTTAACCAAGCGTCTATTTTCTCAGTTGTTCTTGCGGTATTAGTACTAGCAATTTCAGCTGCAATTCCAAACGAGCCAGTAGAACAACACTAA
- a CDS encoding hydrolase, whose product MSITERFFYLEKEPCVIYLPEKPNGFSVMLLGDYNYFIENGTSLWTQHAGRSYFLHGLIEEGYTVFSSNLYGRHWGNDQSVRLAKRLYDVVLRKETLNAKMHIMADGMGALVALEMMNKYPECIRSVIMLNPCLDLPEYVEFEKEHKFFYKRLVKELCLAYDSKEAELESKINKKSFTLLPSCVPVKVFVSTQEKRGRKQLLRKYEKMRQFNQCDTSVLFHLQDVKYKMVRQTTDFFKKYEEEL is encoded by the coding sequence ATGAGTATTACAGAACGTTTTTTTTACTTAGAAAAAGAACCATGTGTCATTTATTTACCGGAGAAGCCAAACGGATTTTCTGTAATGCTTCTCGGTGATTACAACTACTTTATTGAGAATGGTACAAGTTTATGGACACAGCATGCAGGTAGATCTTATTTTTTACATGGCCTTATTGAGGAAGGCTATACGGTCTTTTCTTCTAATTTATACGGAAGACATTGGGGAAATGACCAATCTGTTCGTCTAGCAAAACGCTTATATGATGTTGTATTGAGAAAAGAGACATTGAATGCGAAAATGCACATTATGGCAGATGGTATGGGTGCACTTGTAGCACTTGAAATGATGAACAAATACCCTGAATGTATACGCTCTGTCATTATGTTAAATCCATGTTTAGATTTACCAGAATATGTAGAGTTTGAGAAAGAGCATAAGTTTTTTTACAAGAGACTCGTAAAGGAATTATGTTTGGCGTATGATTCCAAAGAAGCAGAATTAGAATCAAAAATAAATAAGAAATCATTTACGCTTCTTCCGTCTTGTGTACCTGTTAAAGTTTTCGTATCAACACAAGAAAAAAGAGGGAGAAAACAGTTGTTACGTAAATATGAGAAAATGAGGCAATTCAATCAATGTGATACTTCTGTCTTATTCCATCTGCAAGATGTGAAATATAAAATGGTCAGGCAAACGACTGATTTCTTTAAAAAATATGAAGAAGAATTGTGA
- a CDS encoding NAD-dependent epimerase/dehydratase family protein, translated as MFQGERVGGMERVLIIGALTFVGYHLVNKMIAEEVEVYGLDFDEFENMTKINEEKLLLIGRNALFTYYSIRDEEGWKSVEEEKFDTVYFCLYEPNQQSGFRNERVILQYLKRIVRLCEEHKVKLNLISSIEVGNVDESENKRLFSKVEEGLKKGEAQYSVFRVPTLYGPWQPSFMMYHQLILSELGEKECHYASEENGRDLLYVEDVCEYLWENGMNEGHLGIYNLLSGKKSLWKKGMNLLRAEDKVNKENEEERDKAVEVISIKRNTPLEYGLNKQLAHMKKYKELYEG; from the coding sequence TTGTTTCAAGGAGAAAGGGTTGGTGGTATGGAACGCGTGCTAATTATAGGTGCACTTACGTTTGTAGGTTATCACCTTGTGAATAAAATGATTGCAGAAGAAGTAGAAGTGTACGGTCTTGATTTTGATGAATTCGAGAACATGACAAAGATTAATGAAGAGAAATTATTGTTAATTGGGCGAAATGCGTTATTTACGTATTACTCGATAAGAGATGAAGAGGGATGGAAATCAGTAGAAGAAGAGAAGTTCGATACAGTTTACTTTTGCTTGTATGAACCAAATCAACAAAGTGGCTTTCGGAATGAAAGAGTTATATTACAGTATTTAAAGCGAATTGTAAGACTATGTGAAGAACATAAAGTGAAGTTAAATCTAATTTCTTCTATTGAAGTAGGAAACGTAGATGAATCCGAAAATAAACGTTTATTTTCGAAAGTGGAAGAAGGATTGAAAAAAGGAGAGGCACAATATAGTGTATTTCGAGTTCCTACATTATATGGGCCATGGCAACCATCTTTTATGATGTATCATCAGCTCATTTTATCAGAACTGGGTGAGAAAGAGTGCCATTATGCGAGTGAGGAAAACGGAAGAGATCTACTGTACGTTGAAGATGTATGTGAATACTTATGGGAAAATGGAATGAACGAGGGGCATCTCGGTATATACAATTTACTTAGTGGCAAAAAATCATTATGGAAAAAAGGTATGAATCTTTTACGTGCAGAGGATAAAGTAAATAAAGAGAATGAAGAAGAAAGAGATAAAGCTGTAGAGGTGATTTCGATAAAAAGAAACACGCCGTTAGAATACGGTTTAAATAAACAATTAGCGCATATGAAAAAATATAAAGAGTTATACGAAGGGTAG
- a CDS encoding ComZ family protein: MNEKSMQFLQIAMKHLPEAKAILDDNGIALDMEKAQPVLELLMKVMNEAYELGKADQE, from the coding sequence ATGAATGAGAAAAGCATGCAATTTTTACAAATCGCAATGAAGCATTTACCAGAAGCAAAGGCCATTTTAGATGATAATGGAATTGCGCTTGATATGGAAAAAGCACAACCAGTATTAGAGTTATTGATGAAAGTTATGAACGAAGCATATGAGCTTGGGAAAGCAGATCAAGAATAA
- the fabH gene encoding beta-ketoacyl-ACP synthase III, with translation MNVGILGIGRYVPEKVVTNHDLEKIMDTSDEWIRTRTGIAERRIADDTIDTSYMAVEASKKALEDAGISGEDIDLILVATVTPDRAFPAVACVIQEAIGAKHAAAMDLSAACAGFMYGMITAQQFIQTGTYKNVLVVGSDKLSKIVDWNDRNTAVLFGDGAGAIVMGAVSEGKGVLSFELGADGSGGKHLYQDEYVMMNGREVFKFAVRQLGDSCLRVLDKAGLTKEDVDFLVPHQANIRIMESARERLNLPQEKMSMTIEKFGNTSASSIPIAMVEELQNGRIQDGDLIILVGFGGGLTWGAVALRWGK, from the coding sequence GTGAACGTGGGCATTTTAGGGATCGGAAGATATGTGCCGGAAAAAGTAGTCACAAATCACGATTTAGAGAAAATAATGGATACATCTGATGAATGGATTCGTACGAGAACAGGGATTGCGGAAAGACGCATTGCCGATGATACAATAGATACTTCATATATGGCCGTAGAGGCTTCTAAAAAAGCGCTTGAAGATGCAGGGATTAGTGGAGAGGATATCGATCTTATTTTAGTAGCGACAGTAACGCCAGATCGTGCTTTCCCAGCAGTAGCTTGTGTCATTCAAGAAGCAATTGGCGCAAAACATGCAGCTGCAATGGATTTAAGTGCAGCATGTGCTGGTTTTATGTACGGAATGATTACAGCGCAGCAATTTATTCAAACGGGAACTTATAAAAATGTATTAGTAGTTGGTAGTGATAAGCTATCTAAAATTGTAGACTGGAACGATCGAAATACAGCGGTACTATTTGGAGACGGAGCTGGTGCGATCGTAATGGGAGCTGTTTCAGAAGGGAAAGGCGTTCTATCTTTCGAATTAGGAGCAGACGGAAGTGGCGGTAAGCATCTTTATCAAGACGAGTATGTTATGATGAATGGCAGAGAAGTCTTTAAATTTGCCGTTCGTCAACTTGGAGATTCTTGTCTTCGCGTTTTAGATAAAGCTGGTCTTACGAAAGAAGATGTGGATTTCTTAGTACCGCATCAAGCGAATATTCGTATTATGGAATCTGCAAGAGAGAGATTAAATTTACCACAAGAAAAAATGAGTATGACAATTGAGAAGTTTGGTAATACATCAGCTTCTTCAATCCCGATTGCAATGGTAGAGGAATTGCAAAATGGACGTATTCAAGATGGGGATTTAATTATACTTGTTGGTTTTGGCGGTGGATTAACATGGGGAGCAGTCGCTCTTCGTTGGGGTAAATAA